In the genome of Croceimicrobium hydrocarbonivorans, one region contains:
- the purH gene encoding bifunctional phosphoribosylaminoimidazolecarboxamide formyltransferase/IMP cyclohydrolase, which yields MPSVSGAPTALISVFYKDGLDSLAQALVDKGYTLLSTGGTRKFLEDLGHKVEAVEDLTSYPSILGGRVKTLHPKVFGGILGRRNLDSDIAEMNEFEIPSIDVVVVDLYPFEETLASGASHQDIIEKIDIGGISLIRAAAKNYNDTWIIPSREYYAQALEVLTSDSLNEEVRKQFAAAAFRISSAYDTHIQAYLSGNYQNLILGQEHPLRYGENPHQKGSFYGNMEEVFEQLHGKALSYNNLLDADAAVNLIREFDETTVAVLKHNNACGIASRESVLDSWTDALAGDPVSAFGGVLISNREIDKATAEDMHKIFFEIVIAPSYSAEALEILQQKKNRIILILKDFDAPKMQYRSLLNGILAQEKDHHTDSQEDLKVVTKVSPSAEEIEDLLFASKICKHTKSNTIILAKNKQLIAGGTGQTSRVDALKQAITKAKAFHFELEGAVMASDAFFPFPDCVEIANEEGIKSVIQPGGSIKDQLSIDYCDQEQMKMVFTGIRHFKH from the coding sequence ATGCCTTCAGTTTCCGGTGCACCTACCGCCTTGATCTCCGTATTTTATAAAGATGGCTTAGATAGCCTCGCCCAAGCCTTAGTTGATAAGGGTTATACCCTCTTATCTACTGGAGGAACTCGCAAATTCCTGGAAGATCTGGGACATAAAGTAGAAGCCGTAGAGGACTTAACCAGTTACCCTAGTATTTTAGGAGGAAGGGTAAAAACCTTACATCCCAAAGTATTTGGGGGCATTTTAGGTCGTCGCAATTTAGATAGCGATATCGCTGAAATGAATGAATTCGAGATTCCCTCCATCGATGTAGTGGTGGTGGATCTCTATCCTTTCGAAGAAACCCTAGCTTCAGGAGCTTCGCATCAAGATATTATCGAGAAAATTGACATTGGTGGAATTTCCTTAATTCGCGCCGCTGCCAAGAATTATAATGACACTTGGATTATTCCCTCGCGTGAATATTATGCTCAAGCGCTTGAAGTATTAACTTCTGATAGTCTTAATGAGGAAGTTCGCAAACAATTTGCAGCTGCGGCTTTCCGCATTTCTTCAGCCTATGACACCCATATTCAAGCCTATTTAAGCGGTAATTATCAAAACCTTATTTTAGGTCAGGAACATCCTTTGCGTTATGGTGAAAACCCACATCAAAAAGGAAGCTTCTACGGTAATATGGAAGAGGTTTTCGAGCAACTACATGGAAAAGCTCTTTCCTATAATAACTTGCTGGATGCAGATGCAGCGGTAAATCTGATTCGCGAATTTGATGAAACTACCGTAGCTGTATTAAAGCACAATAATGCCTGTGGTATCGCATCACGCGAAAGCGTTTTAGACAGCTGGACTGATGCCCTTGCTGGTGATCCGGTATCTGCCTTTGGTGGCGTTTTGATTTCTAACCGTGAAATTGACAAAGCCACCGCGGAGGATATGCATAAAATCTTCTTCGAGATTGTTATTGCTCCTTCTTACAGTGCCGAAGCTTTAGAAATCTTGCAGCAAAAGAAAAACCGCATCATTTTAATTCTGAAGGATTTTGATGCGCCCAAAATGCAATACAGAAGCCTCTTAAATGGCATTCTGGCTCAAGAAAAAGATCATCATACCGACAGCCAGGAAGACTTAAAAGTGGTAACCAAAGTAAGTCCATCAGCAGAGGAGATTGAAGATCTGCTTTTTGCCTCAAAAATTTGCAAGCATACCAAGTCAAATACCATTATCTTAGCCAAGAACAAACAATTGATCGCGGGGGGTACCGGCCAAACTTCGAGAGTTGATGCTTTAAAACAAGCCATCACTAAGGCCAAGGCTTTTCACTTCGAATTAGAGGGAGCGGTTATGGCATCGGATGCCTTCTTCCCTTTCCCTGATTGTGTTGAGATTGCCAATGAGGAAGGAATCAAATCGGTAATTCAACCTGGCGGATCAATCAAAGATCAGCTTTCGATCGACTATTGCGATCAGGAGCAAATGAAAATGGTATTTACCGGCATACGCCACTTTAAACACTAA
- a CDS encoding ABC transporter permease: MVFLRLFQESLRFALHALRVNRLRTFLSLIGVTIGILTIVAVFTIVDSLERNIRESVESLGSNVVYVQKWPWGGGSGEYKWWKYFQRPEPDFYEMEKLEERLSTVEYIAYVFGVNQTLKYGLNSVERVNVMCASHNYNRIWNFELSEGRYFSDLESRKGNPIAILGHDVAEGLYGGADPIGRDFSVLGRKLRVIGVLEKQGQSLVGQNMDGAILVPIKYVGNLMSLKNQNGGTIMAQAKEGVEMSAMKDEITGAMRAIRRLKPKADDNFSLNEISVISNGLDSFFAAIGLSGLVIGGFSILVGGFGIANIMFVSVRERTNQIGIQMSLGAKRHFILSQFLLESVLLCLIGGSLGIAMVYGAQLALPYIMGEMDFEIYVSLKNVIQGLSISIVIGLVSGFLPALSASRLDPVEAIRSGQ; encoded by the coding sequence ATGGTCTTCCTTCGCCTTTTTCAAGAGAGTTTACGCTTTGCTTTGCATGCCTTGCGAGTAAACCGTTTGCGCACTTTTCTCTCCTTGATTGGAGTAACCATTGGTATCCTAACCATTGTTGCTGTTTTTACCATTGTTGATTCTTTAGAGCGAAATATCCGCGAAAGTGTGGAGAGCTTAGGGAGTAATGTGGTTTATGTGCAAAAGTGGCCTTGGGGTGGAGGATCTGGCGAATACAAATGGTGGAAATATTTCCAGCGCCCGGAACCCGATTTTTACGAAATGGAAAAATTGGAGGAGCGCCTTAGCACGGTTGAGTACATCGCTTATGTTTTCGGGGTCAATCAGACCCTTAAATACGGATTGAATTCGGTGGAAAGGGTAAACGTGATGTGTGCCTCACATAATTACAATCGCATTTGGAATTTTGAATTATCCGAGGGTCGTTACTTCTCCGACCTGGAATCTCGAAAAGGAAATCCCATTGCTATCTTAGGACATGATGTGGCAGAAGGGCTTTACGGTGGCGCTGATCCTATTGGTAGAGATTTCAGTGTGCTGGGTCGTAAACTGAGGGTGATCGGTGTTTTAGAAAAACAGGGTCAAAGTTTGGTTGGGCAAAATATGGATGGAGCTATTCTGGTTCCTATAAAATATGTGGGAAACCTGATGAGTCTAAAGAATCAAAATGGGGGGACCATCATGGCTCAAGCCAAGGAAGGGGTGGAGATGAGTGCGATGAAAGATGAAATTACCGGAGCCATGCGGGCCATTCGACGTTTAAAGCCAAAGGCAGATGATAATTTTTCTCTAAATGAAATTTCGGTGATTTCTAATGGACTGGATTCTTTTTTTGCTGCGATAGGATTATCCGGCCTGGTAATTGGTGGTTTTAGTATTCTGGTTGGCGGTTTTGGAATCGCGAATATCATGTTCGTTAGCGTTCGGGAAAGAACCAACCAGATCGGAATCCAAATGAGTTTGGGTGCCAAAAGACATTTTATTCTGAGCCAATTCTTGTTGGAGTCGGTGCTTTTATGCCTCATCGGCGGAAGCCTAGGAATTGCAATGGTTTACGGTGCGCAATTAGCTTTACCCTATATAATGGGTGAAATGGATTTTGAAATCTACGTGAGCCTTAAGAATGTCATCCAAGGCCTAAGTATTTCGATTGTCATTGGCTTGGTATCCGGATTTCTTCCAGCCCTAAGTGCTTCCCGACTAGATCCGGTAGAAGCGATTCGCAGCGGACAGTAG
- a CDS encoding rod shape-determining protein, producing MGLFDFLREDIAIDLGTANTLIIHNDKVVVDAPSIVAKDRISNKIIAVGQTARQMHGKTHEDIKTIRPLKDGVIADFEASESMIREMIKSIPALQKRMIPPALRMVICIPSGITEVEKRAVKDSAQKAGAREVYLIHEPMAAAIGTGVDVQEPKGNMIIDIGGGTTEIAVLALGGIVADKSIKVAGDVFTNDIAYYMRTQHNLFIGERSSEEIKIKIGSALDELENPPEDMPVQGRDLLTGKPKQLIITYKEIAKALDKSIIRIEDAIMEALSLTPPELAADIYNSGIYMAGGGSMLRGLDKRISMKTDLPVYVAEDPLRAVVRGTGIALKNIGKYNFLMS from the coding sequence TTGGGACTTTTTGATTTTTTACGCGAAGACATTGCGATAGATCTGGGCACTGCCAATACCCTGATCATCCACAACGATAAGGTGGTGGTAGACGCTCCTTCGATCGTCGCAAAAGATCGCATCAGCAATAAAATCATCGCCGTTGGTCAAACTGCACGGCAAATGCACGGCAAGACCCACGAGGATATTAAAACTATTCGCCCCCTTAAAGACGGAGTTATTGCCGACTTTGAAGCTTCTGAGTCAATGATTCGGGAGATGATTAAAAGCATTCCGGCTTTACAAAAGCGAATGATTCCCCCTGCCCTGCGCATGGTAATCTGTATTCCTTCCGGGATTACAGAAGTAGAAAAACGGGCGGTAAAAGATTCTGCTCAAAAAGCAGGTGCTCGTGAAGTATATCTCATTCACGAACCTATGGCCGCTGCAATAGGTACCGGTGTGGATGTGCAGGAACCTAAAGGAAACATGATTATCGATATCGGTGGCGGTACCACGGAGATTGCGGTATTAGCCTTAGGGGGTATTGTTGCCGATAAGAGTATTAAAGTTGCGGGTGACGTATTCACCAACGACATTGCCTACTATATGCGCACGCAGCACAACCTCTTTATTGGAGAGCGCAGTTCGGAAGAAATTAAGATTAAGATTGGTTCAGCTTTGGATGAGTTGGAAAACCCACCTGAAGATATGCCGGTACAAGGTAGAGACCTGCTTACCGGTAAGCCCAAGCAATTGATCATTACCTATAAAGAAATTGCCAAAGCTTTGGATAAGTCTATTATCCGAATTGAGGATGCGATTATGGAAGCCCTTTCCTTGACGCCTCCAGAACTGGCAGCTGATATTTACAATAGCGGTATTTACATGGCCGGCGGAGGTTCTATGCTTCGCGGTTTGGATAAACGAATTAGCATGAAAACGGATTTACCGGTATATGTGGCCGAAGATCCATTACGTGCAGTAGTTCGCGGTACGGGTATCGCCCTTAAAAATATCGGGAAGTACAATTTCTTGATGAGCTAA
- a CDS encoding DinB family protein — protein sequence MKAQEAQAHLNQLWQKAQKQLEELFYYSEEEDLKKRLDPKSWSVTEVLFHINLLNESYLKNMPNIESLADADGNRSLKRSFVGRKLEKSMALKPDGSIAKKYKTPSLSDPIAAQKRGHAAVEQVIFREIVEDLKTIKQYIDILDGKALEKSKVPTLFPILKVNAADSLFILLKHELRHIAQAKRIMQG from the coding sequence ATGAAAGCACAGGAAGCACAAGCGCATTTAAATCAGCTTTGGCAAAAGGCCCAAAAGCAATTAGAAGAACTGTTTTATTACAGTGAGGAAGAAGATCTTAAAAAACGCCTGGACCCCAAATCCTGGTCGGTTACCGAAGTGCTATTTCATATCAACCTCTTAAATGAGAGCTACCTCAAGAACATGCCTAATATCGAAAGCTTAGCTGATGCGGATGGCAATCGCAGTCTTAAACGAAGCTTTGTAGGTCGTAAATTGGAGAAGTCCATGGCTTTAAAGCCTGATGGTAGTATAGCAAAGAAGTATAAAACGCCTTCGCTTAGTGATCCCATTGCCGCTCAAAAACGTGGCCATGCAGCGGTAGAACAAGTGATCTTCCGTGAAATTGTTGAGGATTTAAAAACCATCAAGCAATACATCGACATTTTAGATGGCAAGGCTCTGGAGAAAAGCAAGGTTCCTACCCTCTTCCCTATTTTAAAAGTAAATGCTGCGGATAGTCTTTTCATTTTACTAAAACATGAACTTAGACATATCGCCCAAGCAAAGCGCATAATGCAAGGCTAG
- the mreC gene encoding rod shape-determining protein MreC — protein MRYFLILLHRSRILLLFILLEAIAVYWVVSAKSYPRAQFNSTTTEINGRISNFQDDFQSYLNLRIENEQLAEENRRLREQLNESLLVQNYGADTINDSVLNQRYTYLPAKVIHSSHLKASNYLIIDKGSRSGIKPHMGVIGPLGVVGMVSSVSANFARVIPLINNSLSISAALKHEGYFGPLKWPGEDYLMSQVTDIPRYSKVEAGDTLITDGRSRYFPPGISIGIVQSKTLQADQNFFSLEVALSTDFANIAEVYVVKDLFSAELDTLQNPTVQ, from the coding sequence ATGCGGTACTTCCTTATACTGCTGCATAGGAGCCGAATTCTTTTACTCTTTATTCTTTTGGAGGCCATTGCTGTATATTGGGTGGTCTCTGCCAAAAGCTATCCCCGTGCGCAATTCAACAGCACTACCACGGAGATTAATGGTCGCATAAGTAATTTTCAGGATGACTTTCAGTCTTACCTCAATCTGCGCATTGAAAATGAGCAATTGGCCGAGGAGAATCGTAGGCTGAGGGAGCAGTTAAATGAGTCCTTATTGGTCCAGAATTATGGCGCCGATACGATTAATGATAGTGTGCTTAATCAGCGCTATACCTATCTTCCGGCCAAAGTGATTCACAGTAGCCATTTGAAAGCCAGTAATTACTTGATAATCGATAAAGGCTCTCGCAGCGGAATCAAACCGCATATGGGGGTAATAGGACCTCTAGGAGTAGTGGGTATGGTATCCTCCGTAAGTGCCAATTTTGCAAGGGTTATCCCACTGATCAACAATAGCTTATCCATTAGCGCTGCCCTTAAACACGAAGGCTACTTTGGTCCTTTAAAATGGCCCGGTGAAGATTATTTAATGAGTCAGGTAACAGACATTCCTCGCTATTCCAAGGTGGAAGCAGGTGATACGCTGATTACCGATGGCCGCTCTCGCTATTTCCCTCCGGGGATCTCCATTGGGATCGTTCAATCTAAAACCTTGCAAGCCGATCAGAACTTTTTCAGCTTGGAAGTGGCCTTAAGCACCGACTTCGCAAATATCGCCGAAGTGTACGTTGTTAAGGATTTGTTTAGCGCGGAACTAGATACCCTTCAAAATCCCACCGTGCAATGA
- a CDS encoding diacylglycerol kinase family protein: MGYLKKRIFAFRVAFEGLGLLFKESAHARIHLLAIVLVSSSAIYLNVSNSEWIVLILCYGAVLSLEAMNSAIEYAIDLSHPEKHPLAKKAKDIAAAAVLIAAICSVIIALIIFVPKF, translated from the coding sequence GTGGGGTATCTAAAAAAGCGAATTTTTGCCTTCCGTGTTGCATTTGAGGGACTTGGACTCCTATTTAAAGAGTCAGCTCATGCACGTATACATTTACTGGCCATAGTACTCGTTAGCTCAAGTGCTATTTATTTAAATGTGAGTAATAGCGAGTGGATCGTCCTGATTCTCTGTTATGGCGCAGTGCTTAGTCTCGAAGCGATGAACTCAGCCATAGAGTATGCAATTGACCTTAGCCATCCTGAAAAACATCCTTTAGCAAAAAAAGCCAAGGACATCGCTGCGGCAGCTGTTTTAATCGCTGCTATTTGCAGTGTGATTATCGCCCTGATTATTTTTGTACCCAAATTCTAA
- a CDS encoding GAF domain-containing protein, which yields MHPLLLSKIKEELESIEDISQGLLKVCELIHSEMEAYDWVGFYFMHHPSRKLHLGPYVGAPTDHTLIDFGKGICGQVAESGNSFLVEDVNAQSNYIACSIDVKSEIVVPLYQNGELIAQIDIDSHLINRFQAEDEQFLVAVNELLAQRYSELSRYIDTLI from the coding sequence ATGCATCCATTGCTTTTAAGCAAAATCAAAGAAGAGCTAGAATCGATAGAGGATATTAGTCAAGGGCTCTTAAAAGTATGTGAACTGATTCACAGCGAAATGGAGGCCTACGATTGGGTGGGTTTTTACTTCATGCATCATCCTAGTCGAAAATTACATTTAGGACCTTATGTAGGTGCTCCAACCGATCATACCCTTATCGACTTCGGGAAAGGCATTTGTGGTCAAGTTGCGGAAAGCGGGAATAGTTTTCTGGTAGAGGATGTTAATGCACAGTCTAATTATATCGCCTGCAGCATTGATGTGAAATCTGAAATTGTAGTTCCGCTCTACCAAAACGGCGAATTAATCGCCCAAATTGATATTGACAGCCATTTAATAAATCGCTTTCAAGCAGAGGATGAGCAATTTCTAGTAGCTGTAAATGAGCTATTAGCCCAAAGATACTCGGAGCTAAGCCGCTATATTGATACGCTGATTTAA
- a CDS encoding PorP/SprF family type IX secretion system membrane protein has translation MKKLILLLGLGLMATYTQAQQIPLYSNYFFTPYIYNPALSGTGGVTEATILHRRQWSGIQGSPETSALAVNGAMNDGSVGWSVYGFSDKTDILSRLGVYGNYAYHVQLTKDISLSGGLGAGYINQTIDQSGVRARDAGDVFTVVAPNRGTFDMNLGLSLMVRDFTLGFAAPQIFSESIVYATNPSDINYNLIRHYVVSAQYDFKFAGDKQILSPMAMVRAAEGVPVQIDAGLLYNMVEYGYVGAMYRSSYGVTANIGLNLSEQLTLGYAYDFSTNTYASSFGTSHEFMLTYRFGSNKENERLENEVKRIKHDLRRQRDETEETIDEKIKEFKDNYKDELAKSLEEEKKKMEAELERMRQDAQNNAPNNQTNNGGNQGGNQGGNTMRDLQNQRDQNMNNNPNNNYQPDNNNPNTGNTGNTNPQDYAPENRASNVSPGSPGYYVTAGVFGEQGNATRLKNRLNSQGIDAQIFQDPSNNFFYVYLYKFTNYQQADQAKSSRLNGSYTGDLWIKIVK, from the coding sequence ATGAAGAAATTAATCCTTTTGCTTGGACTGGGACTGATGGCGACTTATACACAAGCGCAACAGATTCCTTTATACAGTAATTATTTCTTTACTCCTTATATCTATAACCCGGCCTTATCCGGAACGGGAGGAGTAACCGAAGCCACTATTTTACACCGTCGTCAGTGGAGCGGAATCCAGGGTTCTCCCGAAACTTCTGCATTAGCTGTAAACGGTGCCATGAATGATGGAAGTGTTGGTTGGAGTGTGTATGGATTCTCCGATAAAACCGATATCCTGAGCCGTTTAGGTGTGTATGGTAATTATGCTTATCACGTACAGTTAACTAAGGATATTAGCCTTTCTGGAGGTTTAGGTGCTGGTTATATCAATCAGACTATTGATCAAAGTGGGGTTAGAGCTCGCGATGCTGGTGATGTATTCACCGTTGTAGCACCTAACCGTGGTACCTTCGATATGAACCTGGGCTTAAGCTTAATGGTTCGCGATTTTACCTTGGGTTTTGCCGCTCCTCAGATTTTTAGTGAGAGCATTGTTTACGCTACTAATCCTAGTGATATCAACTATAATTTGATTCGTCACTATGTAGTATCTGCTCAGTACGATTTCAAATTCGCTGGCGATAAGCAAATTCTTAGCCCCATGGCTATGGTTCGTGCTGCAGAAGGAGTACCCGTACAAATTGATGCAGGATTGCTTTACAATATGGTAGAATACGGTTATGTAGGTGCTATGTATCGTTCTAGCTATGGAGTAACTGCCAATATCGGTTTAAACTTATCTGAGCAATTAACTCTTGGGTATGCTTATGACTTTTCTACTAATACCTACGCTAGTAGCTTTGGTACCAGTCATGAGTTTATGTTGACTTATCGCTTCGGTAGTAATAAGGAGAATGAGCGTTTGGAGAATGAAGTGAAACGCATTAAGCATGATCTTCGTCGTCAGCGTGATGAAACTGAAGAAACTATTGACGAGAAGATTAAAGAGTTTAAAGACAATTACAAAGACGAATTGGCCAAATCTCTGGAAGAAGAGAAAAAGAAAATGGAGGCCGAGTTAGAACGTATGCGTCAGGATGCTCAGAATAATGCTCCTAACAACCAAACCAATAATGGTGGAAACCAAGGTGGTAATCAGGGTGGAAATACCATGCGCGATCTGCAGAATCAGCGTGATCAGAACATGAATAACAACCCGAACAACAATTACCAGCCGGATAACAACAACCCGAATACGGGTAATACCGGCAATACCAATCCACAGGATTATGCTCCTGAGAACAGAGCTTCTAATGTGAGCCCAGGTTCACCAGGATACTATGTTACTGCTGGTGTATTTGGTGAGCAAGGCAATGCCACTCGCTTGAAAAACCGCTTAAACAGTCAAGGAATTGACGCTCAGATCTTCCAAGATCCTAGCAATAATTTCTTCTATGTTTACCTGTATAAGTTTACCAACTATCAGCAAGCAGACCAAGCTAAGTCTAGCCGACTGAATGGTTCTTATACTGGAGATCTTTGGATTAAGATTGTAAAATAA
- a CDS encoding gliding motility-associated C-terminal domain-containing protein: MKKNLYKLSGLWSLLLLLPAFSFGQVAVGDIDLQLVSNNPGNPTGICQCDTITVRYEIKAGSSFSSTSDFFYELTNSVSPPNWAARINLSLVELWTNNNPVTQATSVLDTFGPGLKWAVLAIPCNSNLFGSSLRITNRDGVGNITANGASDTAFYNVNRIPTIAMIDSIALIRNQSRMDTFDNKYTTSVVDIGFCKKDSVFLRVANDGNSYQWYNGTAAIPGETNDSIIVGSSGVYKCEVIDGPCSIFSDEVIVNQLNTPTSVTFNASNALNAFAYRVDKPSNNNSPRDSIELCENEIALLDGPLVNPATGLVFSYQWITDSFNSVTGKFDWYDITTPTGTQRTLQINQNSSKPGWNHYRIVVSDGYCQDTTPMGNMFWVNIDTVPQADVVGVPFPGLVGPTVFNEICMKDSVLLTTLPSVPDPGWKYEWQWYDPSVPPGANPWKSVSGGPLSFDTLPELVVDTSLSDPGQPYFQNPKPALRYFRVRISTRTTFTNIETCFFESDSVAVRWFPDYDLSIVNSPNAFIVGQDSVNFCEVDSAIIRAPSTPTSLINFGYSYSYQWLSDSLDQNLGARVKYPLTGEINRDFIVHESGNYWVSIDDGICTDTSKVYKVFVDSIPLTSTAEIEFPGTSSGLTGYNLCLYDSALVSATDTVLGLRPWNYQWQQWNPQTNMWANLLNDTLVTLQIDTTLKRVNEDTAWFRLSTTYFNRFGLQTCDYFTDSIEVIFYESPDLAFFPGDSIGLCEGDSILLIAQGNFNSVSWDNGTVMGATRYVNTPGLYAARAVGINGCITRDTVEIYALTVNAAAGPDQTIKSGEVATLTAFGGSSYRWFANKPIEFNDFLSQSIQVSKVLENGVLADTITIYVEVTNARGCSGIDSLVLIINSNIPDQISAVNQSFNIFTPNGDGLNDLWDIRELMAGDACAITIMNRWGSVVYDDENFPGTWGGTDNGGNELPDGTYYYILDCGGDIRMQNAITIIRNQQ, from the coding sequence ATGAAGAAGAACCTGTACAAGCTCTCTGGTCTATGGAGCCTGCTTCTGTTATTGCCTGCTTTTAGCTTTGGGCAAGTAGCAGTGGGAGATATCGACCTACAGCTAGTGAGTAACAATCCAGGCAACCCGACAGGGATTTGTCAATGTGATACAATCACAGTCCGGTATGAAATTAAAGCCGGGTCTAGCTTTTCCAGCACATCCGACTTCTTTTACGAGTTAACAAACTCCGTTAGTCCTCCCAACTGGGCAGCACGTATCAATTTAAGTTTAGTGGAGCTTTGGACGAATAACAATCCTGTAACTCAAGCCACTTCGGTTTTAGATACTTTCGGACCGGGTTTGAAATGGGCGGTACTGGCGATTCCTTGTAATTCGAATCTCTTTGGTTCCAGTTTAAGGATTACCAACCGTGATGGAGTAGGCAATATTACTGCAAATGGTGCTAGTGATACTGCCTTTTATAATGTGAACCGTATTCCAACCATCGCCATGATCGATTCGATTGCTTTGATCCGCAATCAATCTCGCATGGACACTTTTGATAATAAATACACTACCTCTGTAGTCGATATCGGTTTCTGTAAGAAAGATTCCGTTTTCTTACGCGTTGCTAATGATGGTAATTCTTATCAGTGGTACAATGGTACGGCTGCTATTCCTGGTGAAACCAATGATTCTATTATCGTAGGTTCTTCGGGAGTTTATAAATGTGAGGTTATTGATGGTCCTTGTTCGATATTCTCGGATGAGGTAATTGTAAACCAATTAAATACACCAACCTCCGTAACTTTTAATGCTTCTAATGCATTAAATGCTTTTGCATATCGTGTAGATAAGCCCTCTAATAATAATTCACCTCGAGATTCGATTGAACTCTGTGAGAATGAAATCGCTTTATTAGATGGTCCTTTGGTTAATCCTGCAACTGGTTTAGTATTCTCTTACCAATGGATCACCGATTCATTTAATTCCGTGACGGGTAAATTTGATTGGTATGATATTACTACTCCTACCGGAACTCAAAGAACCTTACAAATCAATCAGAATAGTTCAAAGCCAGGTTGGAATCACTACCGTATTGTAGTTTCTGATGGCTACTGCCAGGATACTACTCCAATGGGTAATATGTTCTGGGTAAATATTGATACCGTTCCTCAAGCAGATGTAGTAGGTGTGCCTTTCCCAGGATTAGTCGGACCAACTGTATTCAACGAGATATGTATGAAGGATTCGGTACTTCTTACCACCTTACCTTCAGTTCCAGATCCAGGTTGGAAGTACGAATGGCAGTGGTATGATCCAAGCGTACCTCCCGGTGCTAACCCATGGAAATCTGTTTCCGGTGGTCCTTTAAGTTTTGATACTTTACCTGAATTGGTAGTGGATACGAGCTTGAGTGATCCAGGACAACCTTATTTCCAAAATCCGAAACCGGCATTGCGTTATTTCCGAGTTCGGATATCAACGCGTACAACCTTTACCAATATCGAGACTTGTTTCTTTGAGTCGGATAGTGTAGCGGTGCGCTGGTTCCCAGATTACGATCTTTCTATTGTGAATTCACCTAATGCTTTTATCGTAGGACAGGATTCAGTAAACTTCTGCGAAGTTGATTCGGCCATTATTCGGGCCCCTTCAACTCCAACCAGTCTTATTAACTTTGGATATAGCTATAGCTACCAATGGTTAAGTGATTCCTTAGATCAGAATTTAGGAGCTCGCGTAAAATATCCACTTACCGGTGAAATTAACCGAGACTTTATTGTCCATGAAAGTGGTAATTACTGGGTTTCTATCGATGATGGTATTTGTACTGATACCTCTAAAGTTTACAAAGTGTTTGTTGACTCTATCCCATTAACTTCTACTGCGGAGATTGAGTTCCCAGGAACCAGTTCTGGTTTAACCGGCTATAACCTTTGTTTGTATGATTCAGCATTGGTATCAGCCACCGACACGGTATTAGGTTTACGCCCTTGGAACTATCAGTGGCAGCAATGGAATCCACAAACTAATATGTGGGCCAATCTCTTGAATGACACTTTAGTTACTCTTCAAATCGATACAACTTTAAAAAGAGTAAATGAGGATACCGCCTGGTTCCGCTTATCAACTACTTATTTTAACCGTTTCGGTTTACAGACTTGTGATTACTTCACCGACAGTATCGAAGTAATCTTCTACGAATCTCCAGACTTAGCTTTCTTCCCTGGTGATTCTATCGGACTCTGTGAAGGGGATAGTATTCTCTTAATTGCGCAAGGTAATTTCAATAGCGTAAGTTGGGATAATGGAACCGTAATGGGTGCTACCCGCTATGTTAATACTCCTGGATTGTATGCAGCCAGAGCAGTGGGGATAAATGGATGTATCACTCGCGATACGGTTGAGATTTATGCCTTAACGGTTAATGCAGCTGCCGGTCCGGATCAGACTATTAAGTCAGGTGAAGTAGCAACTTTAACTGCCTTCGGTGGATCTTCTTACCGTTGGTTCGCTAATAAGCCGATTGAGTTTAACGACTTCCTCAGTCAGAGTATTCAGGTTTCTAAAGTGCTCGAAAATGGAGTATTGGCAGATACCATTACTATTTACGTAGAGGTTACCAATGCTCGTGGTTGTTCTGGAATCGACTCTCTGGTATTGATCATCAATAGTAATATTCCTGATCAGATTAGTGCGGTAAACCAGTCCTTCAACATCTTTACTCCTAATGGTGACGGTCTGAATGACCTTTGGGATATTCGTGAATTGATGGCGGGAGACGCTTGTGCGATCACCATTATGAACCGTTGGGGTTCTGTTGTATATGATGATGAAAACTTCCCTGGAACCTGGGGTGGTACAGATAATGGAGGCAATGAGCTTCCTGATGGTACTTACTATTATATTCTGGATTGTGGCGGAGATATTCGCATGCAAAACGCCATCACTATAATCCGCAACCAACAATAA